One genomic segment of Tursiops truncatus isolate mTurTru1 chromosome 11, mTurTru1.mat.Y, whole genome shotgun sequence includes these proteins:
- the SDR9C7 gene encoding LOW QUALITY PROTEIN: short-chain dehydrogenase/reductase family 9C member 7 (The sequence of the model RefSeq protein was modified relative to this genomic sequence to represent the inferred CDS: deleted 1 base in 1 codon), protein MAAITDLSFMDLYFKNCNLVHNLSDKYIFIMGCDSGFGNLLAMQLVDRGMRVLAACFTEEGAKKLQQDTSYQLETTLLDVTKTESIKAAAQWVKDQVGEQGLWALVNNAGVGLPNGPNEWLTKEDYVKVINVNLVGLIEVALHKLPMVKKAQGRVIKMSSSGGHVSITGGSYCVSKFGVEAFSDSIRRELHYFGVKVSIIEPGNYRTSILGKKDLEGMEKSMRKLWERLPQETRESYGEEYFPIYTDKLKNTMQLAESRISEITNSMEHATASRDPRIHYNPGLDVKLLYLPLAKFPSPVTDFILRRYLPRPADSVRAGEAQGVVSGVWRRRHCRVT, encoded by the exons ATGGCAGCTATCACGGACCTCTCCTTTATGGACTTGTAC TTCAAGAACTGCAATCTGGTCCACAACCTCTCGGACAAGTACATCTTCATCATGGGCTGTGACTCGGGATTCGGGAACCTCCTGGCCATGCAGCTGGTTGATCGGGGCATGCGGGTGCTGGCTGCTTGCTTCACTGAGGAGGGGGCCAAGAAGCTTCAGCAGGATACCTCCTACCAGCTGGAGACCACCCTATTGGATGTCACCAAGACTGAGAGCATCAAAGCAGCAGCCCAGTGGGTGAAGGACCAAGTGGGAGAGCAAG GCCTCTGGGCCCTGGTGAACAATGCTGGTGTAGGCCTGCCCAATGGTCCCAATGAATGGCTGACCAAGGAAGACTATGTGAAGGTGATCAACGTGAACCTGGTGGGACTGATCGAAGTGGCTCTCCATAAGCTGCCCATGGTCAAGAAAGCCCAGGGCAGGGTCATCAAAATGTCCAGCTCTGGTGGCCATGTGTCTATCACTGGTGGCAGCTACTGCGTCTCTAAGTTTGGCGTCGAGGCCTTCTCTGACAGCAT CAGGCGTGAGCTCCACTACTTCGGGGTGAAAGTCAGCATCATTGAGCCGGGGAACTACCGGACATCCATTCTGGGCAAGAAGGACCTGGAGGGCATGGAGAAGAGCATGCGCAAGCTGTGGGAGCGGCTGCCTCAGGAGACCCGCGAGAGCTATGGAGAGGAGTACTTCCCTATCT ATACTGACAAGTTAAAGAACACGATGCAGCTGGCAGAGTCAAGGATCAGTGAAATCACTAACAGCATGGAGCACGCTACTGCTTCCCGGGACCCCCGCATCCACTACAACCCTGGCCTGGATGTCAAACTCCTCTACCTCCCCTTGGCTAAGTTTCCCAGCCCTGTGACAGATTTCATCCTGAGGCGGTACCTTCCAAGGCCAGCAGACAGTGTCCGAGCTGGGGAAGCCCAAGGGGTGGTCAGTGGAGTATGGAGGAGAAGGCACTGTAGGGTCACATGA